A window of the Brassica napus cultivar Da-Ae chromosome C5, Da-Ae, whole genome shotgun sequence genome harbors these coding sequences:
- the LOC125587300 gene encoding uncharacterized protein LOC125587300, whose protein sequence is MGARTLSRLRSPIEAEAEALRWALLNMVRFNYRRVIFESDCKELIQAIQEESYHPSIRTYTADILHMLDKIGDHRVVFKSKQGNEVADRVAKKASNFESNSSVLISTMPSWIQTYVEADKPMV, encoded by the coding sequence ATGGGAGCGAGAACCTTGAGTCGCTTGAGATCACCTATTGAAGCTGAAGCAGAAGCGCTAAGATGGGCTTTACTCAACATGGTACGCTTCAACTACAGAAGGGTCATCTTTGAATCCGACTGTAAGGAGTTGATTCAGGCCATTCAGGAGGAAAGCTATCACCCAAGCATCCGCACCTACACTGCAGATATCCTTCATATGCTGGATAAAATAGGTGATCACAGAGTAGTCTTCAAGAGTAAACAAGGGAATGAAGTGGCAGATAGAGTAGCAAAAAAGGCTTCTAACTTTGAGAGTAACTCCTCTGTTTTGATTTCTACTATGCCTTCTTGGATTCAAACTTATGTTGAGGCTGATAAGCCTATGGTGTAA
- the LOC106436134 gene encoding target of rapamycin complex subunit LST8-1-like — MSQPCVVLATASYDHTIRFWEAESGRCYRTIQYPDSHVNRLEITPDKRHIAAACNPHIRLFDVNSNSPQPVMTYDSHTNNVMAVGFQCDGKWMYSGSEDGTVKIWDLRAPGCQREYESVAAVNTVVLHPNQTELISGDQNGNIRVWDLRANSCSCELVPEVDTPVRSLTVMWDGTMVVAANNRGTCYVWRLLRGKQTMTEFEPLHKLQAHNGHILKCLLSPANKYLATASSDKTVKIWNVDGFKLEKVLTGHQRWVWDCVFSVDGEFLVTASSDMTARLWSMPAGKEVKVYQGHHKATVCCALHD, encoded by the exons ATGAGTCAGCCATGTGTGGTTCTCGCAACAGCGAGCTACGATCACACGATCCGATTCTGGGAAGCCGAGAGCGGTCGCTGTTACCGTACCATTCAGTATCCTGACTCG CATGTGAATAGGCTTGAGATAACCCCAGATAAGCGTCATATAGCTGCTGCTTGTAATCCTCATATACGTCTCTTTGATGTCAATTCCAACAGCCCTCAACCT GTGATGACCTATGATTCACACACCAACAATGTTATGGCAGTGGGGTTCCAGTGTGATGGGAAATGGATGTATTCTGGATCAGAGGATGGTACTGTTAAAATCTGGGACTTGAG GGCTCCAGGTTGCCAAAGAGAGTATGAGAGCGTTGCCGCTGTTAACACTGTTGTTTTACACCCAAATCAG aCTGAGTTGATATCTGGAGACCAAAATGGCAATATACGTGTATGGGATCTCAGAGCGAATTCGTGTAGCTGTGAACTG GTACCAGAAGTTGATACACCTGTACGCTCTCTAACGGTTATGTGGGATGGGACTATGGTTGTTGCTGCTAACAACCGTGGAACATGTTATGTTTGGCGCTTGTTGCGCGGAAAACAG ACGATGACAGAGTTTGAGCCACTTCATAAGCTGCAAGCTCATAACGGCCACATCCTTAAATGTCTACTCTCTCCCGCAAACAA ATATCTAGCGACTGCATCATCTGATAAAACTGTCAAAATATGGAACGTCGATGGTTTCAAACTAGAGAAAGTCTTAACAG GACACCAAAGATGGGTATGGGACTGCGTCTTCTCAGTGGATGGAGAGTTTCTTGTAACAG CATCATCGGACATGACGGCTAGGTTGTGGTCAATGCCAGCGGGAAAAGA